From a single Streptomyces liliifuscus genomic region:
- the ppk2 gene encoding polyphosphate kinase 2, with protein sequence MTELLSDMRVDYTDHDDPVLIRPDGSAVDTWRENYPYEQRMERGEYDWHKRLQQIELLKLQSWIKETGRRLVVVFEGRDAAGKGGTIKRFTEHLNPRGARVVALEKPTERERGQWYFQRYVEHLPTAGEIVLFDRSWYNRAGVERVMGFCTGDEYRRFMRQAPAFERMLVDDGVDLVKFWFSVSQGEQRTRFTIRQVDPVRQWKLSPMDLASLDLWDDYTAAKVSMFRETDTEQAPWTVVKSNDKKRARVEAMRSVLARFDYTGKDHEVVGKPDPRIVGAAATLLEAGEDDELKEGW encoded by the coding sequence ATGACCGAACTGCTGAGTGACATGCGCGTCGACTACACCGACCACGACGACCCGGTGCTGATCCGCCCCGACGGCAGCGCGGTGGACACCTGGCGCGAGAACTACCCGTACGAACAGCGCATGGAGCGCGGTGAATACGACTGGCACAAGCGGCTGCAGCAGATCGAGCTGCTGAAGCTGCAGAGCTGGATCAAGGAGACCGGGCGCCGGCTCGTCGTCGTCTTCGAGGGGCGGGACGCGGCCGGCAAGGGCGGCACGATCAAGCGCTTCACCGAGCATCTCAACCCGCGTGGTGCCCGGGTGGTGGCCCTGGAGAAGCCGACGGAGCGCGAGCGCGGACAGTGGTACTTCCAGCGGTACGTCGAGCATCTGCCGACGGCCGGGGAGATCGTGCTCTTCGACCGGTCCTGGTACAACCGGGCCGGTGTGGAGCGGGTGATGGGCTTCTGCACGGGCGACGAGTACCGGCGCTTCATGCGGCAGGCGCCCGCGTTCGAGCGGATGCTCGTCGACGACGGCGTGGACCTGGTGAAGTTCTGGTTCTCGGTGTCGCAGGGCGAGCAGCGCACCCGGTTCACGATCCGGCAGGTCGACCCCGTACGGCAGTGGAAGCTCAGCCCCATGGACCTCGCGTCACTCGACCTCTGGGACGACTACACCGCCGCCAAGGTCTCCATGTTCCGCGAGACGGACACCGAGCAGGCCCCGTGGACCGTGGTCAAGAGCAACGACAAGAAGCGAGCCCGCGTGGAGGCCATGCGCAGTGTGCTGGCCCGCTTCGACTACACGGGCAAGGACCACGAGGTGGTCGGCAAGCCGGACCCCCGGATAGTCGGCGCGGCGGCGACCCTGCTGGAGGCGGGCGAGGACGACGAACTGAAGGAGGGCTGGTAG
- a CDS encoding HAMP domain-containing sensor histidine kinase — protein sequence MRSRGARLRRLVARARLSSLRTTFTVSFAAVAAAVTVLVGFLSYDAAARLVRVDQQTVFEGVVQDLLDEVRHSALTPADFATADTDGGPRDELIRPSGTVVQVLGPDASVVDRGHPPLPVGADDRRTAAARTAGRLVEHRDVDVGDGMYRVATVSLGDGRGAVQIAQEFSDTEDLLRELQQRTVLLVAAVVIAAGLFGWWLARRITSRLVRLAGAAEDVARTGRLGIQVPVAGYDEVARLGRSFDRMLGRLAQSEEDQRRLVQDAGHELRTPLTSLRTNISMLRRIDELPPAVRGELVADLAQESRELTDLVNELVDLAAGQSDREPLQWVALADIAEDVAVAARRRTGRAVSVRVSGETVVDGRPGALQRALSNLVDNAAKFDRGGSEPIDIVVTGAGTPVEPGAGAGARAAVRVEVLDRGPGIAEEDLERVFDRFYRAPDARSLPGSGLGLSIVREVATAHGGGPFARRREGGGSAIGFTVGGGDRSSGG from the coding sequence GTCGGGTTCCTGTCGTACGACGCCGCCGCCCGGCTCGTACGCGTCGACCAGCAGACCGTGTTCGAGGGTGTCGTGCAGGATCTGCTCGACGAGGTGCGCCACAGCGCGCTGACCCCCGCCGACTTCGCCACCGCCGACACCGACGGCGGTCCGCGCGACGAACTGATCAGGCCCAGCGGCACCGTCGTACAGGTGCTCGGGCCGGACGCGTCGGTCGTCGACCGGGGTCATCCGCCGCTGCCCGTCGGCGCCGACGACAGGCGGACCGCGGCCGCGCGGACGGCCGGCCGGCTGGTGGAACACCGTGACGTCGACGTCGGCGACGGCATGTACCGGGTGGCCACCGTCTCGCTCGGCGACGGGCGGGGCGCGGTGCAGATCGCGCAGGAGTTCAGCGACACCGAGGACCTGTTGCGCGAACTCCAGCAGCGGACCGTGCTGCTGGTGGCCGCCGTCGTGATCGCGGCCGGTCTCTTCGGCTGGTGGCTGGCCCGGCGCATCACCTCGCGGCTCGTCCGGCTCGCCGGGGCCGCGGAGGACGTGGCCCGCACCGGGCGGCTCGGCATCCAGGTGCCGGTCGCCGGGTACGACGAGGTGGCGCGGCTCGGCCGTTCCTTCGACCGCATGCTGGGGCGCCTCGCGCAGTCCGAGGAGGACCAGCGGCGCCTCGTCCAGGACGCGGGCCATGAACTCCGTACGCCCCTGACGTCGTTGCGCACCAACATCTCGATGCTCCGCAGGATCGACGAGCTCCCGCCCGCCGTCCGCGGGGAACTGGTCGCCGACCTCGCCCAGGAGTCCCGCGAACTCACCGACCTGGTCAACGAGTTGGTGGACCTCGCGGCCGGACAGTCGGACCGGGAGCCGCTCCAGTGGGTGGCCCTCGCCGACATCGCCGAGGACGTGGCGGTGGCGGCGCGGCGGCGGACGGGCCGGGCCGTCTCGGTGCGGGTGTCCGGCGAGACGGTGGTCGACGGCCGGCCCGGCGCGCTGCAGCGGGCGCTGTCCAACCTCGTGGACAACGCGGCGAAGTTCGACCGGGGCGGGAGCGAGCCGATCGACATCGTGGTGACGGGGGCGGGGACGCCGGTGGAGCCGGGCGCCGGGGCCGGGGCACGGGCCGCGGTCCGCGTCGAGGTGCTCGACCGCGGGCCCGGTATCGCCGAGGAGGACCTGGAGCGGGTCTTCGACCGCTTCTACCGCGCGCCGGACGCCCGGAGCCTGCCCGGCTCCGGGCTCGGACTGTCGATCGTCCGCGAGGTGGCGACCGCCCACGGCGGGGGCCCGTTCGCCCGGCGCCGGGAGGGCGGGGGGTCGGCGATCGGGTTCACGGTGGGCGGCGGCGACAGGAGCAGCGGGGGCTGA